One part of the Sorangiineae bacterium MSr11954 genome encodes these proteins:
- a CDS encoding phage baseplate assembly protein V, giving the protein MDMPLNPLDVLEDLAGLTGGDGNDDPFELAIGPYANGQLRVLSFEGREAINDLYAFSVTFTSQLPLAGLYALEGESACLTIKSTGNDEPRVIQGIVTTLEALGAAPGERGGPRRRYEVTVAPKLWLLTQRRTIRYFQQKTPKEIVEKVLAEIKISAKECKWHIRDDDYPKLPFVYQRDETDYEFFRRVLSDAGIVFCFDHASGLLDTVLPGAGAVAGALGSVAGMIGGPVANAVAEVGAATKMLTVLTFCDEPRDLPAVQNMAVANELLGSALKTGITSLATELGGNAFGEAAGDLIENEGDEISYDDEGGAGTDQERIFAFGLKKSIRPKKMRAIERDAGARSNWAGVAKKDSIKHTLDVKVGLAIGPKGPSLKGGASFDLDIDSTSIPPAMLMQQMFQIDPNLRAYANKQRRLDIELARARVDSIEGRGQSDCRRFGAGYRFKLTGHPNDALDREYIVVDIVSKGVIDPASVEQRVYQNEFRCIPSATLPLAARAARPKLGDELARVVAATGKRQTSRLDTNRSGYVHVRFDWDVADDEGRFKGELAYGEEHDQAVWVPVDQHWAGDGYGTQFLPREGMRVRVGFIEGHGERPFVKGCFYNEENRLPFRDFLSHQKVGIVSRTIPDDGGRNEISIDARRGGELVHIRSNRDFDMRIRRDSYMLVEGDATQHVKGHSNVQVDHDLGISVGGAERHVVATYRIDSVGDTQTTSIGGSAQLDVGGELVETVADGHRRTVGGSSQIVVDGYRSTVIGVDDVLTVAGQHVVTVGTEENPGESAMHVIDGTYVRSAKKMILEADEIVLRTQGTEIHLTKDMISLLAAKAVHAKGAEAMLRLEDKKAVMFAQEVDLNGSGTRVHLADKMEVTDPESLDEKRKKKIPPEMVRVVLDDALFGQAVGTPVRLTFDDGSTKDVTTDGQGAVVFESTHKSVRATVETPHGPRESFAYLRVPPESSPMGQWQRLVNLGYVSTRPPPASPPSADALAMAIQEFEADHQLPVTGKAGPDTVERLRAAHDDDERPWHARDWAPRPKPGRGARNTKGSAT; this is encoded by the coding sequence ATGGACATGCCGTTGAATCCTCTCGATGTGCTCGAAGATCTCGCCGGGTTGACAGGGGGAGACGGCAACGACGACCCCTTCGAGCTCGCCATCGGTCCTTACGCAAACGGCCAGCTGCGGGTCTTATCCTTCGAAGGCCGCGAAGCCATCAACGATCTCTACGCGTTTTCTGTCACGTTCACCAGCCAGCTCCCCTTGGCAGGCTTGTACGCGCTCGAGGGCGAATCGGCATGCCTGACCATCAAGTCGACGGGCAACGACGAGCCCCGTGTCATCCAGGGCATCGTGACTACGCTCGAGGCCCTCGGCGCGGCGCCAGGGGAACGGGGCGGTCCACGCCGCCGCTATGAAGTTACGGTTGCACCGAAACTGTGGCTGCTCACGCAGCGACGCACCATCCGCTACTTCCAGCAAAAGACCCCGAAGGAGATCGTCGAGAAGGTCTTGGCGGAGATCAAGATCTCGGCCAAGGAATGCAAGTGGCACATCCGCGACGACGATTATCCAAAGTTGCCGTTCGTGTACCAGCGCGACGAGACCGACTACGAATTCTTTCGACGGGTTCTATCGGATGCCGGAATCGTTTTCTGCTTCGACCATGCTTCCGGTTTGCTGGATACCGTACTCCCGGGCGCCGGTGCCGTTGCGGGCGCGCTTGGATCCGTAGCTGGGATGATCGGCGGTCCCGTGGCGAACGCCGTCGCGGAAGTCGGAGCCGCCACCAAGATGCTCACCGTGCTGACGTTCTGCGATGAGCCGCGCGACTTGCCCGCCGTCCAAAACATGGCGGTCGCCAATGAGCTCCTCGGCTCCGCGCTCAAGACGGGGATCACGAGCTTGGCAACGGAGCTGGGCGGCAATGCCTTCGGTGAAGCCGCGGGCGATTTGATCGAGAACGAGGGTGACGAAATCTCCTACGACGACGAGGGTGGGGCGGGCACCGACCAGGAACGCATCTTCGCCTTCGGCCTGAAAAAGTCGATTCGCCCGAAGAAGATGCGCGCGATCGAGCGCGACGCGGGAGCTCGCAGCAACTGGGCGGGTGTGGCCAAGAAGGACTCCATCAAGCACACGCTCGATGTGAAAGTGGGCCTGGCCATCGGTCCCAAGGGCCCTTCGCTCAAAGGTGGCGCGAGCTTCGACCTCGACATCGATTCGACGAGCATTCCGCCCGCGATGCTGATGCAGCAGATGTTTCAGATCGATCCGAATTTGCGCGCTTATGCGAACAAGCAGCGACGACTGGACATCGAGCTTGCGCGGGCCCGGGTCGACAGCATCGAGGGACGAGGGCAAAGCGATTGCCGCCGCTTCGGTGCGGGCTACCGTTTCAAGCTTACCGGACACCCCAACGACGCGCTCGATCGCGAATACATCGTCGTGGACATCGTCAGCAAAGGCGTGATCGATCCGGCATCGGTTGAGCAGCGCGTCTACCAGAACGAGTTTCGCTGCATCCCTTCGGCCACCCTCCCGCTGGCGGCTCGAGCGGCGCGCCCCAAGCTCGGCGACGAGCTCGCGCGGGTCGTGGCGGCCACGGGCAAGCGCCAGACATCGCGCCTCGACACCAATCGATCCGGGTACGTGCACGTCCGATTCGATTGGGACGTGGCCGATGACGAGGGAAGGTTCAAGGGGGAGCTCGCCTACGGCGAAGAGCACGACCAAGCCGTTTGGGTGCCGGTCGACCAGCACTGGGCGGGGGATGGCTATGGGACTCAATTTCTCCCCCGCGAAGGCATGCGGGTGCGTGTGGGCTTCATCGAAGGGCACGGCGAGCGTCCCTTCGTGAAGGGCTGCTTCTACAACGAGGAAAACCGGCTGCCGTTTCGCGATTTCCTGTCGCACCAAAAAGTCGGGATCGTCTCCAGGACGATTCCGGACGATGGCGGCCGCAACGAGATTTCGATCGATGCGCGCCGGGGAGGGGAGCTGGTGCACATCCGTAGCAACCGCGATTTCGACATGCGGATCCGTCGCGATTCATACATGCTGGTCGAGGGCGACGCGACCCAGCACGTCAAAGGCCATTCGAACGTGCAGGTGGACCACGATCTGGGAATCAGCGTGGGCGGCGCCGAGCGGCATGTGGTGGCGACGTACCGGATCGACAGCGTGGGGGACACCCAGACCACGTCTATCGGTGGCTCGGCGCAGCTCGACGTGGGCGGCGAGCTCGTGGAAACGGTCGCGGATGGGCATCGGCGAACGGTCGGAGGCTCGAGCCAAATCGTGGTCGATGGGTACCGCTCGACCGTGATTGGCGTCGACGACGTCCTGACGGTCGCGGGGCAGCACGTGGTGACCGTCGGCACCGAGGAGAACCCCGGGGAGAGCGCCATGCACGTGATCGACGGCACGTACGTTCGCAGCGCGAAGAAGATGATCCTCGAAGCCGACGAGATCGTGCTTCGCACGCAGGGGACCGAGATCCACCTCACAAAGGACATGATCTCGCTGCTCGCCGCGAAGGCGGTCCACGCCAAGGGCGCCGAAGCGATGCTCCGACTGGAAGACAAGAAGGCGGTGATGTTCGCCCAGGAGGTCGATCTCAACGGCAGCGGGACTCGCGTGCACCTTGCGGACAAGATGGAGGTGACGGATCCCGAAAGCCTCGACGAGAAGCGCAAAAAGAAGATACCGCCCGAGATGGTCCGGGTCGTTCTGGACGATGCTCTCTTCGGCCAAGCGGTGGGGACCCCGGTCCGCCTCACGTTCGACGACGGCTCGACGAAGGATGTCACGACGGACGGACAAGGCGCGGTCGTCTTCGAGTCCACCCACAAATCCGTACGTGCCACGGTGGAGACACCCCATGGGCCGCGCGAGTCGTTCGCGTACTTGCGCGTTCCCCCGGAGAGCTCGCCCATGGGGCAGTGGCAGCGCCTCGTCAACCTTGGCTACGTGTCGACGCGCCCTCCGCCCGCCAGTCCTCCGAGCGCGGACGCCCTCGCGATGGCCATTCAGGAGTTCGAAGCGGATCACCAGCTCCCCGTCACCGGCAAAGCGGGGCCGGACACCGTCGAACGCCTTCGCGCCGCCCACGACGACGACGAGCGCCCGTGGCACGCCCGCGATTGGGCACCCCGCCCAAAGCCCGGCCGCGGCGCGCGCAACACCAAGGGCTCGGCCACGTAG
- a CDS encoding tetratricopeptide repeat protein, with translation MSFAQSAPSKTELQTAKTLFTEAQADETAQRWEAALEKLERAAAIKKTAGILSHIARCKDHLGRLRDAAGDYERAREMARAEGNGAVLAVVESTLKALRSRIPAIHVVVQKRPGLEVQVRTESPDGTEIPVQSERLTRLMDGYQVEVDPGDYVVAATAPGFKPYREVRHMAEGHILVHQVVLVPEPPPAPRVTIPTAAPLEREGFWTGRNSVTIAMLGAGLLATAGGIGFALASQGDAREAGRLRGQVLWSRSACAQPTESSTSETCTQLSDTLDAQQTHARVSVGFYAAGGALILGGAAVWLLWPKAKPRTRGGYVVPRIDIGSRTVGLQGAF, from the coding sequence GTGTCATTTGCACAATCGGCCCCGTCCAAAACCGAGCTTCAAACCGCCAAAACGCTGTTCACGGAGGCGCAGGCCGACGAAACCGCGCAGAGGTGGGAAGCCGCGCTGGAGAAGCTCGAACGCGCTGCCGCGATCAAGAAGACGGCGGGGATCCTCAGCCATATCGCACGATGCAAAGACCATCTCGGCCGACTTCGCGACGCGGCCGGCGACTACGAACGGGCGCGAGAAATGGCGCGTGCGGAGGGGAACGGGGCGGTTCTGGCCGTCGTCGAATCCACGCTGAAAGCACTCCGATCCCGCATCCCCGCGATTCACGTGGTGGTACAGAAGCGACCGGGGCTCGAGGTGCAGGTGCGGACGGAGTCACCCGATGGCACGGAGATACCGGTGCAATCCGAGCGGCTGACCCGGCTGATGGACGGATATCAAGTCGAGGTTGACCCTGGCGACTACGTGGTGGCCGCCACCGCTCCCGGTTTCAAACCGTATCGAGAAGTACGCCACATGGCCGAAGGTCACATTCTGGTGCACCAGGTCGTGCTCGTGCCGGAGCCTCCTCCGGCACCTCGCGTGACCATTCCGACCGCAGCGCCCCTCGAACGCGAAGGTTTTTGGACGGGGCGGAACTCGGTCACCATCGCGATGCTCGGAGCGGGGCTGCTCGCCACGGCGGGGGGAATCGGCTTTGCGCTGGCGAGTCAAGGCGACGCGCGCGAGGCGGGCCGCCTGCGCGGTCAGGTGCTGTGGTCACGCTCCGCTTGTGCGCAACCGACGGAGTCGTCGACGAGCGAAACTTGCACGCAGCTTTCCGATACGCTCGACGCGCAGCAAACCCATGCGCGCGTGTCGGTGGGCTTTTATGCCGCCGGCGGCGCGCTGATCCTGGGAGGAGCAGCCGTTTGGCTCCTCTGGCCGAAGGCGAAGCCGAGGACGCGCGGGGGCTACGTGGTGCCACGCATCGACATCGGCAGTCGCACGGTCGGTCTGCAAGGTGCGTTTTGA
- a CDS encoding glycoside hydrolase family 88 protein: protein MSLSRRALFTSAAGAAVAAGTLVTTTTKTATATASALGSSDLRTLRAAADYAISKLRAVAPNVSGFPLITKFEKWAYTQNGDWIGGFWPGTLWLAWLYSGDAQFKTLAQTWADKLAPRRTDTGTHDLGFLFYPSWVTAWRLTGEDKWRAGALQAAASLIQRYNAKGRFIRAWGSLTDANNAGRVIIDTMMNLDLLAFATEQTNDPIYLDIATEHAKTAQRVFLRPDGSTPHVYDFNPTTGAPIGPNTVQGYSPTSCWSRGQAWGIYGFTTMYRRTGDPQFLVTAIKLADFALAALTPDNVPVWDYLAPQAPNDIKDASAGVVMACGLLDVSNVSQRPAYRAAAIRILTAIAQTCLTTQSTRAEAIVARCTRNRPAEDGIEVSVPYGDYYLLEGILRILKPAELAHAIGL, encoded by the coding sequence ATGAGTCTGAGCAGACGTGCTCTATTCACCAGCGCAGCCGGCGCCGCCGTCGCGGCAGGGACACTCGTAACCACCACCACGAAGACGGCGACGGCGACGGCGAGCGCGCTCGGAAGCAGCGACCTACGAACGTTGCGAGCGGCCGCCGACTACGCGATTTCCAAGTTGCGCGCCGTCGCCCCGAACGTTTCGGGGTTCCCATTGATCACCAAGTTCGAAAAGTGGGCTTATACGCAAAACGGGGACTGGATCGGCGGCTTCTGGCCCGGAACGTTGTGGCTCGCATGGCTCTACAGCGGGGATGCGCAGTTCAAAACCCTCGCCCAGACGTGGGCCGACAAGCTCGCACCAAGGCGCACGGACACGGGGACCCACGATCTGGGGTTCCTCTTTTACCCTTCGTGGGTCACCGCCTGGCGGCTCACGGGTGAGGACAAATGGCGCGCGGGCGCCCTTCAAGCGGCCGCCTCGCTGATTCAAAGGTACAACGCCAAGGGGCGATTCATCCGCGCTTGGGGCTCCCTCACCGATGCGAACAACGCGGGCCGCGTCATCATCGACACGATGATGAACCTCGATCTCCTGGCGTTTGCCACCGAGCAAACGAACGACCCCATTTATCTGGACATCGCCACCGAGCACGCAAAGACCGCCCAACGCGTATTCCTCCGCCCCGATGGCTCGACCCCGCACGTCTACGATTTCAACCCCACGACGGGGGCACCCATCGGGCCGAACACCGTACAAGGCTACAGCCCGACGTCGTGCTGGTCGCGGGGTCAAGCGTGGGGCATCTACGGATTCACCACCATGTACCGCCGCACCGGCGATCCGCAATTCCTCGTCACGGCCATCAAGCTCGCCGATTTCGCCCTCGCCGCGTTGACCCCGGACAACGTCCCCGTGTGGGACTACCTGGCCCCGCAAGCCCCCAACGACATCAAGGACGCTTCGGCCGGCGTGGTCATGGCATGCGGCCTGCTCGACGTATCGAACGTGTCGCAACGCCCCGCATACCGCGCGGCGGCCATTCGCATCCTCACGGCCATCGCGCAAACCTGTTTGACCACCCAATCGACTCGGGCCGAGGCCATCGTCGCACGGTGCACCCGCAACCGCCCGGCCGAAGATGGCATCGAGGTCTCCGTGCCATATGGCGATTACTATCTGCTCGAGGGAATTCTGCGCATCCTCAAGCCGGCGGAGCTCGCGCACGCCATCGGCCTTTAG
- a CDS encoding right-handed parallel beta-helix repeat-containing protein, protein MGDDVVSAMGSMQRTEASHFGWWKMGPTLALVLASGCPNFDVNRDAFDPAQGDGGPDPIGLPSALPRLTAVTVDGSAAGKVRQGYGKVVVRLKGTLLDSITAVTVGKLPGTILDRTPTDASFAVDVPHGAPLGLQVVQLTTASGSRSYPQGVTITPITAGLTGTDTPVDGGVPAGTDESPVRSMAKAVSMAAGGDTVFLRAGTYDRANGDNFVTPASGGTILVDPNIPAGITLKGEGPSTKLVGPGKIGCSTGADARIGLVLAENTRLESLSIEQFCVGVVIRVGNAALHGVTVHNHGSIGAVIVNGTSATLDSIDLHSNVSSGVETGGPAAFVNGRIWGNGGHGIRSSGSGSISMTGTELDHNGASGLTAKDGLSPTPTVVTVRGARIHDNRLGGISIDEMRGSAKLIVENTQFDNNKHSLEATGGWEIQIRRSTFRTSEAHLWLYGASLLDFGTSANRGENIFHIAGEGFYDMRAASSASVPISVYGNEWYGPPRPPDGCSATSPSSAPRSWYISNPGTCPATGNVLVN, encoded by the coding sequence ATGGGCGACGACGTCGTTTCCGCGATGGGGTCGATGCAACGTACAGAGGCGTCACATTTCGGTTGGTGGAAGATGGGGCCTACGCTGGCGCTCGTGCTCGCGTCGGGGTGTCCGAACTTTGATGTCAACCGGGATGCTTTCGACCCGGCGCAGGGGGATGGGGGGCCCGATCCCATTGGGCTGCCGAGTGCTCTCCCGAGACTTACGGCTGTCACCGTCGATGGGAGCGCGGCTGGCAAGGTCCGCCAGGGGTATGGGAAGGTCGTTGTCCGTTTGAAAGGTACGTTGCTCGATAGCATCACCGCCGTCACGGTCGGCAAGCTACCGGGAACGATTCTCGATCGTACGCCCACCGATGCCAGCTTTGCCGTGGATGTTCCACATGGCGCTCCCCTTGGCTTGCAGGTGGTCCAGCTGACCACCGCATCGGGCTCACGATCCTACCCGCAGGGGGTGACGATCACGCCGATCACGGCGGGCCTCACGGGAACCGACACCCCCGTGGATGGGGGCGTGCCCGCGGGAACCGACGAGAGTCCGGTCCGCAGTATGGCGAAGGCGGTGTCCATGGCCGCCGGCGGCGATACCGTTTTCCTTCGCGCCGGCACGTACGACCGAGCAAACGGCGACAACTTCGTCACGCCGGCCAGCGGCGGCACCATCCTCGTGGACCCGAATATACCGGCGGGTATTACGCTCAAGGGCGAGGGGCCTTCGACCAAGTTGGTCGGCCCCGGAAAAATTGGGTGCAGCACCGGCGCCGATGCTCGAATTGGACTTGTGCTCGCTGAAAACACGCGGCTCGAGTCGCTCTCCATCGAACAGTTCTGTGTTGGCGTTGTTATCCGAGTCGGCAACGCGGCGCTCCACGGCGTCACCGTGCACAACCATGGAAGCATTGGCGCCGTGATCGTGAACGGGACGTCTGCGACACTCGATTCCATTGACCTGCACTCGAATGTATCCAGTGGGGTAGAAACGGGCGGCCCGGCGGCATTCGTCAATGGACGTATATGGGGAAATGGTGGCCACGGTATTCGCTCGTCCGGAAGCGGCTCGATTTCCATGACCGGCACGGAGCTCGATCACAATGGCGCGTCGGGGTTGACGGCGAAGGATGGTTTGTCACCCACCCCGACGGTCGTTACGGTGAGAGGAGCCAGGATTCACGATAATCGTTTGGGTGGAATTTCGATTGACGAGATGCGAGGCTCTGCAAAGCTCATCGTCGAGAACACGCAATTCGACAACAACAAGCACAGTTTGGAAGCCACGGGAGGATGGGAGATCCAGATTCGGCGCTCGACATTCCGTACGTCGGAGGCTCACCTCTGGCTTTACGGTGCGTCCCTGCTCGACTTCGGGACGAGCGCGAATCGGGGCGAGAATATCTTCCACATCGCGGGCGAGGGGTTCTATGACATGCGCGCTGCATCCTCGGCATCGGTCCCAATCAGTGTATACGGGAACGAGTGGTACGGGCCACCGAGACCACCGGACGGTTGCTCGGCGACGTCTCCTTCGAGTGCACCCCGCAGTTGGTACATCAGTAATCCCGGAACGTGCCCTGCGACGGGCAATGTACTGGTCAACTGA
- the tssC gene encoding type VI secretion system contractile sheath large subunit: MTAADTVTASSPDDMAVESLIAQLAGSPDLTDWLIAKLDERIGRQVDVILHHPKFQALESAWRGLKFVVDRVDFTENIRIKVWNYSKEELRSDLAENPDPTKSWLYRIVYSEEYGQHGGEPYTAIFAPFAMTSSPEDLDLLRGMASVAAMAHAPIFLDLDPLLFGVASYEELTAMTDLHAVFDTPQMSAWNRFRETEDSRYVGLLLPRMLLRLPHRDVDQSDGSAESFVYNERIDGIRDHLWGSATYAFGVRLADSHARHRTAMGVLGTFDDEPPVRDWHAAMNSDACKPPVDVVLSRKKELALAELGFIALTCDPVEGSLRFATASSLQKPKVLCSDHGPQATLNYYLGTQIPYLLFISLFAHFVKIIQREHLGGHHTAGELASDLTTWIRQFVNRAENPPAAMRLRFPLRSAKVDVREIDGQPGWYHMNLIVRPHMRYKGAEFELSVPGRLDRR; encoded by the coding sequence ATGACCGCGGCGGATACGGTAACGGCGAGCTCCCCCGACGACATGGCCGTCGAATCGCTCATCGCGCAGCTGGCGGGATCGCCCGATCTCACCGATTGGCTCATCGCCAAGTTGGATGAACGCATCGGGCGCCAGGTCGACGTCATTCTTCATCACCCGAAGTTTCAGGCGCTCGAATCCGCGTGGCGCGGATTGAAGTTCGTCGTCGACCGGGTCGATTTCACGGAGAACATTCGGATCAAGGTCTGGAACTACTCGAAGGAGGAGCTTCGGTCCGACTTGGCCGAGAACCCAGATCCCACGAAGTCGTGGCTGTATCGCATCGTGTACTCGGAAGAGTACGGACAGCATGGCGGCGAGCCGTACACGGCCATTTTTGCTCCGTTCGCGATGACCTCATCGCCTGAGGACCTGGACCTTTTGCGGGGCATGGCCTCCGTCGCCGCCATGGCACACGCGCCAATCTTCCTTGACCTCGACCCGCTCCTTTTCGGCGTGGCCTCCTACGAGGAGCTCACGGCCATGACCGACCTTCACGCCGTCTTCGACACTCCCCAAATGTCGGCGTGGAATCGGTTTCGCGAGACGGAGGACAGTCGCTACGTCGGCCTCTTGCTGCCCCGCATGCTGCTCCGTTTGCCCCACCGCGACGTGGATCAATCGGACGGGTCGGCCGAGAGCTTCGTGTACAACGAGCGCATCGACGGGATCCGCGATCATTTGTGGGGAAGCGCGACCTATGCGTTTGGCGTGCGCTTGGCCGACAGCCACGCGCGCCACCGAACCGCCATGGGGGTGCTCGGCACGTTCGACGACGAGCCGCCCGTGCGCGATTGGCACGCGGCCATGAATTCGGACGCCTGCAAGCCGCCGGTGGACGTCGTCCTCTCGCGCAAGAAGGAGCTGGCCCTTGCGGAGCTTGGATTCATCGCGCTCACGTGCGATCCCGTGGAGGGCTCCCTTCGGTTCGCGACGGCCAGCAGCCTTCAAAAGCCGAAGGTATTGTGCTCGGACCATGGGCCGCAAGCGACGCTCAACTACTACCTCGGCACGCAGATCCCGTACCTGCTTTTCATTTCGCTCTTTGCGCATTTCGTCAAAATCATTCAGCGCGAGCACCTGGGAGGCCATCACACGGCGGGAGAGCTCGCGAGCGATCTCACGACGTGGATCCGCCAGTTCGTCAATCGCGCCGAAAACCCGCCCGCTGCCATGCGCCTTCGGTTTCCACTTCGCAGCGCGAAAGTCGACGTGCGCGAGATCGACGGCCAGCCGGGCTGGTACCACATGAACCTCATCGTGCGGCCGCACATGCGCTACAAGGGCGCGGAGTTCGAGCTGTCGGTGCCGGGGAGGCTGGACCGCCGATGA
- a CDS encoding type VI secretion system baseplate subunit TssK has translation MIPRKPFWPRVLRGQPIHFYAADTYGESLRARALRRVLPDAYGIVDMAYDRDALVRGELVFRKLHVVFASGLEATIDEETPPLEADVQTRLYGLTSSIGVYLAVPKLVLDGLNLTPDDTSARSTRYVGNVDAELPWMRPKLEIVFDDYPRDRCDRSEVIALGRVQRAGSAIEFAGAVWPTVLHARACDALIGTVKAVVDALARRRSELLELRSMAPFHLTAATLPQQALDLLVIVSRELAVLRALLGRASTTPYTFYERLQSLYLALVSFEPEVEQPPLYKHDELGTIFPWCATRIVRLLDAVARDDVTALPFACLDQRGLFALQFRREDLLHKRPVLVATCDNDDYLEHLPRLIKLAAPFAIEECMERSFTGVRIDRVLDPPRELPQGRGIAAYKILERERDPDRRPYWQDIVTCREARVFLPHGAPPTLKLFLYGIDRDAWI, from the coding sequence ATGATTCCCCGAAAGCCCTTTTGGCCACGCGTTCTGCGCGGCCAACCCATCCACTTTTACGCCGCGGACACCTACGGCGAGAGCTTGCGCGCGCGCGCCCTGCGGCGCGTTCTTCCCGATGCCTACGGGATCGTCGATATGGCTTACGATCGCGACGCCCTCGTCCGGGGAGAGCTCGTGTTCCGCAAGCTTCACGTGGTCTTCGCCAGCGGCCTCGAAGCTACAATCGACGAGGAGACCCCACCGCTGGAGGCCGACGTTCAAACGAGGCTGTACGGGTTGACGTCCTCGATCGGCGTCTACCTCGCCGTGCCCAAGCTGGTCCTGGATGGTCTCAACCTCACCCCCGACGACACGAGCGCGCGCTCCACCCGGTATGTGGGAAACGTCGACGCCGAGCTCCCGTGGATGCGACCGAAGCTCGAGATCGTCTTCGACGACTACCCGCGCGACCGTTGCGACCGCTCCGAGGTCATCGCGCTCGGCCGGGTGCAGCGTGCGGGAAGCGCCATCGAGTTCGCAGGGGCCGTGTGGCCAACCGTACTTCATGCGCGCGCGTGCGACGCGTTGATCGGAACCGTGAAGGCCGTGGTCGACGCCCTCGCGCGGCGCAGAAGCGAGCTGCTCGAGCTGCGCAGCATGGCGCCGTTCCACCTCACCGCGGCCACCCTCCCGCAGCAGGCCCTCGACTTGCTCGTCATCGTCAGCCGAGAGCTCGCCGTTCTTCGCGCGCTGCTCGGACGCGCTTCGACGACGCCATATACCTTTTACGAGCGCCTTCAATCGCTGTACCTCGCCCTGGTCTCCTTCGAGCCGGAGGTCGAGCAACCACCCCTCTACAAACACGACGAGCTCGGCACCATTTTCCCGTGGTGCGCCACGAGGATCGTTCGACTGCTCGACGCCGTGGCCCGCGACGACGTGACGGCCTTGCCGTTCGCATGCCTCGATCAACGAGGACTCTTTGCGTTGCAGTTTCGCCGGGAGGATCTACTCCACAAGCGCCCCGTGCTCGTGGCGACCTGCGACAACGACGACTACCTCGAGCACCTCCCGCGCCTCATCAAATTGGCCGCGCCGTTTGCGATCGAGGAATGCATGGAGCGCTCCTTTACGGGAGTTCGGATCGATCGGGTGCTCGACCCGCCCCGCGAGCTCCCGCAAGGGCGTGGGATTGCGGCGTACAAGATCCTCGAGCGCGAGCGGGATCCCGACCGCCGCCCCTATTGGCAGGACATCGTGACGTGCCGGGAGGCGCGCGTGTTCCTCCCGCACGGCGCGCCGCCGACCTTGAAGCTCTTCCTCTACGGCATCGACCGTGATGCCTGGATTTGA